A single region of the Pygocentrus nattereri isolate fPygNat1 chromosome 27, fPygNat1.pri, whole genome shotgun sequence genome encodes:
- the zgc:153441 gene encoding retinol-DH_like_SDR_c domain-containing protein isoform X1 gives MNLYISAAQLWEKLKSNDLAKYGAVTAATAISLVLLRRWIAGGVCYSRVRLDGKTVVITGANTSIGKETARDMAKRGARVVMACQDLTRAEKAAAEIRRSTGNGNVVVRHLDLASLFSVRQFAHEYIATEDRLDILINNAGVMMCPHSLTEDGYETQFAVNHLGHFLLTVLLLEMLKKSVPSRIINVSSIAHKGGKIHFDDLSFNKTPYDSLVSYRQSKLANMLFTRELSRRIKGSGVTAYALHPGVIRTELGCYVEMCHPIVSALLSAPAFLVLKTPKQGAQTSIYCAITEGLENHSGCYFSDCKLKEPAPEAKDDLAAMRLWDVSAKLVGHKEED, from the exons ATGAATCTGTATATCTCTGCTGCTCAGCTGTGGGAGAAACTGAAGTCGAATGATCTTGCCAAATACGGAGCAGTTACTGCAGCCACAGCTATTA GTTTGGTTTTGTTAAGAAGATGGATTGCGGGAGGAGTATGCTACAGTCGCGTGAGACTAGATGGGAAGACAGTGGTCATCACAGGTGCCAACACTAGCATTGGAAAGGAAACAGCACGGGACATGGCTAAGAGAG GAGCACGAGTTGTGATGGCATGTCAAGACCTCACCAGAGCAGAGAAAGCTGCAGCAGAGATACGCCGCTCCACAGGAAACGGCAACGTGGTGGTGCGGCACTTAGACCTGGCTTCTCTCTTCTCAGTTCGACAGTTTGCACATGAATACATTGCCACGGAAGACCGACTGGACATACTCATTAACAATGCTG GAGTGATGATGTGCCCCCATAGTCTAACAGAAGATGGGTATGAAACTCAGTTTGCTGTCAATCATTTGGGCCATTTCCTCCTGACTGTTTTGCTCCTGGAgatgctgaagaaatctgtcccTAGCCGTATCATCAATGTGTCCAGCATTGCTCACAAAGGAG GAAAGATCCACTTTGATGACCTCAGCTTCAATAAAACACCATATGACTCTTTGGTCAGCTACAGGCAGAGCAAACTTGCCAACATGCTCTTCACACGAGAGCTCTCACGGCGGATCAAAG GTTCTGGAGTGACAGCATATGCCCTACACCCTGGAGTGATCCGCACTGAGCTGGGATGCTATGTAGAGATGTGTCACCCTATAGTCAGTGCCCTGCTGTCTGCTCCTGCCTTCCTCGTGTTGAAGACCCCCAAGCAGGGAGCTCAAACTTCCATCTACTGTGCCATCACTGAGGGGCTGGAAAATCACAGTGGCTGCTACTTTAG TGACTGCAAGCTAAAAGAACCAGCACCAGAGGCTAAAGATGACCTTGCTGCTATGAGACTATGGGATGTGAGTGCTAAGCTGGTGGGCCATAAAGAAGAGGACTGA
- the zgc:153441 gene encoding retinol-DH_like_SDR_c domain-containing protein isoform X2 has translation MAKRGARVVMACQDLTRAEKAAAEIRRSTGNGNVVVRHLDLASLFSVRQFAHEYIATEDRLDILINNAGVMMCPHSLTEDGYETQFAVNHLGHFLLTVLLLEMLKKSVPSRIINVSSIAHKGGKIHFDDLSFNKTPYDSLVSYRQSKLANMLFTRELSRRIKGSGVTAYALHPGVIRTELGCYVEMCHPIVSALLSAPAFLVLKTPKQGAQTSIYCAITEGLENHSGCYFSDCKLKEPAPEAKDDLAAMRLWDVSAKLVGHKEED, from the exons ATGGCTAAGAGAG GAGCACGAGTTGTGATGGCATGTCAAGACCTCACCAGAGCAGAGAAAGCTGCAGCAGAGATACGCCGCTCCACAGGAAACGGCAACGTGGTGGTGCGGCACTTAGACCTGGCTTCTCTCTTCTCAGTTCGACAGTTTGCACATGAATACATTGCCACGGAAGACCGACTGGACATACTCATTAACAATGCTG GAGTGATGATGTGCCCCCATAGTCTAACAGAAGATGGGTATGAAACTCAGTTTGCTGTCAATCATTTGGGCCATTTCCTCCTGACTGTTTTGCTCCTGGAgatgctgaagaaatctgtcccTAGCCGTATCATCAATGTGTCCAGCATTGCTCACAAAGGAG GAAAGATCCACTTTGATGACCTCAGCTTCAATAAAACACCATATGACTCTTTGGTCAGCTACAGGCAGAGCAAACTTGCCAACATGCTCTTCACACGAGAGCTCTCACGGCGGATCAAAG GTTCTGGAGTGACAGCATATGCCCTACACCCTGGAGTGATCCGCACTGAGCTGGGATGCTATGTAGAGATGTGTCACCCTATAGTCAGTGCCCTGCTGTCTGCTCCTGCCTTCCTCGTGTTGAAGACCCCCAAGCAGGGAGCTCAAACTTCCATCTACTGTGCCATCACTGAGGGGCTGGAAAATCACAGTGGCTGCTACTTTAG TGACTGCAAGCTAAAAGAACCAGCACCAGAGGCTAAAGATGACCTTGCTGCTATGAGACTATGGGATGTGAGTGCTAAGCTGGTGGGCCATAAAGAAGAGGACTGA
- the pogza gene encoding pogo transposable element derived with ZNF domain a isoform X2, translating into MAELEFYMQCEEEDLAPCQSIADETILTVDIGSAAHNGHVVVSPVPSDGGPAVSPPALAVQSPGVVDVKTTVLPTAAAPVVAKQLLSNMLQPVQMAARSTTGQPIYIASQAVPGTPQNLTASVGYIIPTATGQSIAFLTPAQANQMIAAQVTSPSGTPRAASQGNYTTVQIPINLTIRGPSSVQNFTAVASTGMPAMGLSSSSVLPFSSPADPVQMTTPPPSVPPVAAAEMVVPEVQPPEVETAPAEGLTHTAPVAVQNHTVLAAVPTRIVPPAVHNHTVAMTVPTRTVPVPARKISLPTRIFPASVLTHTVPVTAPTISVPTTVSTQASSRIPNKTLSVLAPKPQAQNSAPRTIVTQVFQGASRPPQTCSLCGASYKVVHALRGYLCQCNQELVKGIQALAVQPRKRKARRISHNSPVAPSSASASTSSRHLSASPPPATSLKHITTSEIPEGAPSPGTGDYDQHGKLIILVEDFFYGKDPGRPVLIENSQVPIMMKCHLCDKRLKNNIKLMNHMKHHMEMELQMDDGDCHTVCQHCFRNFSSPFTLQCHVETVHSQVECTALCKICELSFDNEPLFLNHMKNSHKPGEMPYMCQVCNFRSSFYSDVINHFRELHKDTNNLQCPYCLKVFKSSNSYQLHYSKHQKKSVLHCDKCRLQFLFSKEKTDHKASFHRTHLKPVQLLGLKPGTKVTIRAYTVTRVDDNSSIKAPSINVQSPPLKEVLSASAPSIPVPQCAVQKVTPTKRKPVESMLEVMTKFQSQCESAKKQFCIECNYEIPDFSSHFPTFVHCSLCRYRTCCSRAYANHMISYHVSRKTTTKYLNLYKPCPKLGKLSCRSCDYTTKVGDLMASHLIAHPGHCSSHCRFKGFARGYKRFVYIPTELIQHDQRPNPGTFMPLCVQQVGKHSLSNLSKPATHPNQCINLPVSSVHTPSIPIQVQPVDQSTVPDENCGTQPKDSAPRNRGLSSGAHSEDKMGGSLTLAQHKIVLYALCFGVPQAANHFDIQPKEVQSLLLKRQLQLGPPKSREGLIPRASDHLAEWVLCQREQQLPINEGNLFSKAAEIMSKDGGPGISYEWAVDFLLRHNLGVQALAMSSRLLPPKAQEHVHSFTCFMTKQVTTHDFGRSFIGAVDELSIFIDMEQLDPASADSSSMMSAFKLVGDSDPLMDIVLVGLANGTMLPAMVFLKGEPLNPDAPSLPDIIILEAKPDGFSDEERLQLWFDKVWRWHVEPSSGGKGLLVLDTYRGHITDDFLASLNSANTLPGIVPRACSSRLQPLEVCVGPVLRELLQARWSQHVTEAPQDLIGAEPADLALLVAAWLVEMLDVIAAKPDLLQRSFDQVLNSSTEMEPAELCKLVRSLTEAIVVTNIQGQEAEEVESGEKSNTSDITSPSSLPSPPANPHALKKIFEKDSDPESFLGFEDAEMTDS; encoded by the exons ATGGCTGAGTTAGAATTCTACATGCAGTGTGAGGAGGAAGACCTTGCGCCTTGTCAAAGCATTGCGGATGAGACTATTCTAACAGTGGACATAGGCAGTGCAG CACACAACGGACATGTAGTTGTCTCTCCAGTGCCCTCTGATGGCGGCCCTGCAGTATCTCCTCCTGCTCTCGCCGTTCAGTCTCCTGGAGTAGTGGACGTGAAGACAACAGTTCTGCCAACTGCTGCTG CTCCAGTTGTTGCCAAGCAGCTGTTGTCCAATATGCTGCAGCCTGTTCAAATGGCTGCCCGTAGCACCACCGGCCAGCCCATCTACATTGCCTCACAG GCAGTCCCAGGCACTCCTCAGAACCTTACCGCTTCTGTGGGTTACATTATACCTACCGCCACTGGCCAGTCTATTGCTTTTCTGACTCCTG CTCAGGCAAACCAGATGATTGCTGCTCAGGTAACTTCTCCATCAGGCACGCCACGAGCAGCGTCTCAAGGaaactacactacagttcaGATCCCCATCAACCTCACCATTCGCGGTCCATCTAGCGTACAAAACTTCACTGCTGTAGCCTCCACTGGAATGCCTGCTATGGGTCTCTCATCGTCCAGCGTccttcctttctcctctccagCTGACCCTG TGCAAATGACCACCCCTCCACCAAGTGTACCACCTGTAGCTGCTGCTGAAATGGTGGTCCCAGAAGTGCAGCCCCCAGAGGTAGAAACAGCTCCAGCGGAAGGGCTCACCCACACAGCTCCAGTGGCAGTGCAAAACCACACAGTTCTAGCAGCAGTGCCTACCCGCATAGTTCCTCCAGCGGTGCACAACCACACAGTTGCAATGACGGTGCCTACCCGCACAGTTCCAGTGCCTGCTCGAAAAATTTCATTGCCTACCCGCATATTTCCGGCATCAGTGCTCACCCACACAGTTCCAGTGACGGCACCAACCATTTCAGTTCCAACCACAGTGTCCACTCAGGCCTCATCTCGGATCCCTAATAAAACCCTCTCTGTTCTGGCCCCAAAACCACAAGCACAGAATTCTGCTCCTCGTACCATTGTTACCCAAG TATTTCAGGGTGCATCCAGGCCACCACAAACCTGTTCATTGTGTGGTGCTTCCTACAAAGTTGTTCATGCTCTTCGTGGCTATTTATGT CAATGCAATCAAGAGCTTGTAAAAGGCATCCAGGCTTTGGCTGTTCAACCCAGAAAAAGAAAGGCAAGACGAATCTCGCACAATAGCCCTGTTGCCCCCTCTTCTGCTTCTGCCTCCACGAGCAGCAGGCATCTTTcagcctctcctcctcctgctaCTTCTCTGAAACACATTACCACTTCTGAGATACCAGAGGGAGCTCCTAGTCCTGGAACTGGGGACTATGATCAGCATGGCAAGCTCATCATACTAGTGGAAGACTTCTTCTATGGGAAGGATCCGGGTCGGCCGGTCCTGATAGAGAATAGCCAAGTGCCCATCATGATGAAATGCCATCTCTGTGATAAGAGGTTGAAGAACAACATCAA GCTAATGAACCACATGAAGCACCACATGGAAATGGAGCTGCAGATGGATGATGGAGACTGCCACACTGTGTGCCAGCATTGCTTCCGGAACTTTTCCTCACCTTTCACCTTACAGTGTCATGTTGAGACTGTCCACAGCCAAGTAGAGTGTACAG CCCTGTGTAAGATCTGTGAATTGTCCTTCGATAATGAGCCACTATTTCTTAATCACATGAAAAACTCTCACAAACCCGGTGAAATGCCATACATGTGTCAG GTGTGCAATTTCCGCTCCTCCTTCTACAGTGATGTTATAAATCATTTCCGAGAgctccacaaagacacaaacaaTCTGCAATGCCCTTATTGCCTCAAGGTGTTCAAGTCCAGCAACAGCTACCAGTTACACTACAGCAAGCACCAG AAAAAGTCAGTGCTACATTGTGATAAGTGCCGGCTTCAGTTCCTCTTTTCAAAAGAGAAGACCGATCATAAGGCGTCATTCCATCGGACCCATCTCAAGCCTGTGCAACTGTTGGGGCTTAAGCCTGGCACTAAG GTAACCATCCGGGCGTATACAGTGACTAGGGTAGATGACAACTCCAGTATCAAAGCACCCAGCATCAATGTTCAAAGTCCTCCTCTGAAGGAGGTACTTTCAGCCTCTGCACCTTCAATTCCTGTACCTCAGTGTGCTGTCCAAAAAGTCACACCTACAAAGAGGAAACCTGTTGAGAGCATGCTGGAAGTCATGACCAAGTTTCAGAGCCAGTG tgagTCAGCAAAAAAGCAGTTTTGCATAGAATGTAACTATGAGATTCCAGATTTTTCCAGCCACTTTCCCACCTTTGTGCACTGCTCCTTGTGTCGTTATCGCACCTGCTGCTCCAGAGCTTATGCCAACCACAtgatcag TTATCATGTTTCTCGCAAAACTACAACTAAATACCTGAACTTGTATAAGCCCTGTCCAAA attGGGTAAGCTGAGCTGTCGTTCATGTGATTACACGACTAAAGTTGGGGACCTGATGGCCAGTCATCTCATTGCCCATCCTGGTCACTGTTCCAGCCACTGCAGGTTCAAAG GATTTGCTCGTGGCTACAAAAG ATTTGTCTACATACCAACTGAGCTGATTCAGCATGATCAGAGGCCCAATCCAGGGACCTTTATGCCTCTTTGTGTACAGCAAGTGGGCAAGCATTCACTTTCCAACCTCAGTAAGCCTGCCACACATCCTAATCAATGCATTAACCTCCCTGTTAGCTCTGTTCACACTCCATCAATTCCCATTCAAGTGCAACCTGTTGATCAAAGCACTGTACCTGATGAGAACTGTGGGACACAGCCAAAAGATTCAGCTCCACGGAACAGAGGGCTTTCTAGTGGTGCTCATTCAGAAGATAAGATGGGAGGGTCCCTTACCTTAGCCCAGCACAAGATTGTACTCTATGCCCTGTGTTTTGGTGTTCCTCAGGCAGCTAACCACTTTGACATTCAACCAAAGGAAGTCCAGTCTCTGTTGCTTAAACGTCAACTTCAGCTTGGGCCCCCAAAAAGCAGAGAAGGTTTGATTCCTCGAGCAAGTGACCATCTGGCTGAGTGGGTATTGTGCCAGCGTGAGCAGCAGCTACCTATAAATGAAGGGAACCTTTTCTCCAAAGCTGCAGAAATCATGAGCAAAGATGGTGGGCCAGGGATCTCTTATGAGTGGGCAGTGGATTTCCTGTTGCGGCATAACTTGGGTGTGCAGGCTTTGGCCATGTCTAGCCGATTACTACCTCCTAAAGCTCAGGAACATGTACATTCTTTTACTTGCTTCATGACAAAGCAGGTCACCACACACGACTTTGGTCGGTCCTTCATTGGTGCTGTGGATGAACTCTCCATCTTTATTGACATGGAGCAGCTAGATCCAGCCTCTGCTGATTCCTCTTCCATGATGTCAGCATTCAAGTTGGTCGGCGATTCAGATCCGCTTATGGACATTGTGCTTGTAGGCCTAGCTAATGGCACCATGTTACCAGCCATGGTCTTTCTCAAAGGTGAGCCCCTCAACCCAGATGCCCCATCCTTGCCAGATATCATTATCTTGGAGGCAAAGCCAGATGGCTTCTCAGATGAGGAAAGACTTCAACTGTGGTTTGACAAAGTCTGGCGTTGGCATGTGGAGCCCAGCTCTGGAGGGAAGGGGTTGCTGGTTTTGGACACTTACCGTGGACACATAACTGACGACTTCTTAGCATCACTCAACAGTGCCAATACCCTGCCAGGCATTGTCCCTCGTGCCTGCTCCTCTCGTCTGCAGCCTCTGGAGGTCTGTGTTGGGCCTGTGTTGCGAGAGCTCTTGCAAGCTCGCTGGAGCCAACATGTGACGGAAGCACCACAAGATCTGATTGGTGCTGAACCTGCTGACCTGGCTCTTCTGGTTGCAGCCTGGCTTGTTGAGATGTTGGATGTAATAGCAGCAAAGCCAGATCTTCTTCAGCGTAGTTTTGATCAGGTATTAAATTCCTCTACAGAAATGGAACCTGCAGAGCTTTGTAAGTTAGTGCGTAGTTTAACAGAAGCAATTGTTGTCACCAATATTCAGGGACAAGAAGCTGAGGAAGTAGAGTCTGGGGAGAAAAGCAATACTTCAGATATTACTTCTCCAAGCTCTTTGCCTTCCCCACCAGCCAATCCCCATGCTTTGAAAAAGATATTTGAGAAAGATAGTGATCCAGAATCTTTCCTTGGTTTTGAAGATGCTGAAATGACTGACTCctaa
- the pogza gene encoding pogo transposable element derived with ZNF domain a isoform X1 — protein sequence MAELEFYMQCEEEDLAPCQSIADETILTVDIGSAAHNGHVVVSPVPSDGGPAVSPPALAVQSPGVVDVKTTVLPTAAAPVVAKQLLSNMLQPVQMAARSTTGQPIYIASQAVPGTPQNLTASVGYIIPTATGQSIAFLTPAQANQMIAAQVTSPSGTPRAASQGNYTTVQIPINLTIRGPSSVQNFTAVASTGMPAMGLSSSSVLPFSSPADPVQMTTPPPSVPPVAAAEMVVPEVQPPEVETAPAEGLTHTAPVAVQNHTVLAAVPTRIVPPAVHNHTVAMTVPTRTVPVPARKISLPTRIFPASVLTHTVPVTAPTISVPTTVSTQASSRIPNKTLSVLAPKPQAQNSAPRTIVTQVFQGASRPPQTCSLCGASYKVVHALRGYLCQCNQELVKGIQALAVQPRKRKARRISHNSPVAPSSASASTSSRHLSASPPPATSLKHITTSEIPEGAPSPGTGDYDQHGKLIILVEDFFYGKDPGRPVLIENSQVPIMMKCHLCDKRLKNNIKLMNHMKHHMEMELQMDDGDCHTVCQHCFRNFSSPFTLQCHVETVHSQVECTALCKICELSFDNEPLFLNHMKNSHKPGEMPYMCQVCNFRSSFYSDVINHFRELHKDTNNLQCPYCLKVFKSSNSYQLHYSKHQKKSVLHCDKCRLQFLFSKEKTDHKASFHRTHLKPVQLLGLKPGTKVTIRAYTVTRVDDNSSIKAPSINVQSPPLKEVLSASAPSIPVPQCAVQKVTPTKRKPVESMLEVMTKFQSQCESAKKQFCIECNYEIPDFSSHFPTFVHCSLCRYRTCCSRAYANHMISYHVSRKTTTKYLNLYKPCPKLGKLSCRSCDYTTKVGDLMASHLIAHPGHCSSHCRFKEGFARGYKRFVYIPTELIQHDQRPNPGTFMPLCVQQVGKHSLSNLSKPATHPNQCINLPVSSVHTPSIPIQVQPVDQSTVPDENCGTQPKDSAPRNRGLSSGAHSEDKMGGSLTLAQHKIVLYALCFGVPQAANHFDIQPKEVQSLLLKRQLQLGPPKSREGLIPRASDHLAEWVLCQREQQLPINEGNLFSKAAEIMSKDGGPGISYEWAVDFLLRHNLGVQALAMSSRLLPPKAQEHVHSFTCFMTKQVTTHDFGRSFIGAVDELSIFIDMEQLDPASADSSSMMSAFKLVGDSDPLMDIVLVGLANGTMLPAMVFLKGEPLNPDAPSLPDIIILEAKPDGFSDEERLQLWFDKVWRWHVEPSSGGKGLLVLDTYRGHITDDFLASLNSANTLPGIVPRACSSRLQPLEVCVGPVLRELLQARWSQHVTEAPQDLIGAEPADLALLVAAWLVEMLDVIAAKPDLLQRSFDQVLNSSTEMEPAELCKLVRSLTEAIVVTNIQGQEAEEVESGEKSNTSDITSPSSLPSPPANPHALKKIFEKDSDPESFLGFEDAEMTDS from the exons ATGGCTGAGTTAGAATTCTACATGCAGTGTGAGGAGGAAGACCTTGCGCCTTGTCAAAGCATTGCGGATGAGACTATTCTAACAGTGGACATAGGCAGTGCAG CACACAACGGACATGTAGTTGTCTCTCCAGTGCCCTCTGATGGCGGCCCTGCAGTATCTCCTCCTGCTCTCGCCGTTCAGTCTCCTGGAGTAGTGGACGTGAAGACAACAGTTCTGCCAACTGCTGCTG CTCCAGTTGTTGCCAAGCAGCTGTTGTCCAATATGCTGCAGCCTGTTCAAATGGCTGCCCGTAGCACCACCGGCCAGCCCATCTACATTGCCTCACAG GCAGTCCCAGGCACTCCTCAGAACCTTACCGCTTCTGTGGGTTACATTATACCTACCGCCACTGGCCAGTCTATTGCTTTTCTGACTCCTG CTCAGGCAAACCAGATGATTGCTGCTCAGGTAACTTCTCCATCAGGCACGCCACGAGCAGCGTCTCAAGGaaactacactacagttcaGATCCCCATCAACCTCACCATTCGCGGTCCATCTAGCGTACAAAACTTCACTGCTGTAGCCTCCACTGGAATGCCTGCTATGGGTCTCTCATCGTCCAGCGTccttcctttctcctctccagCTGACCCTG TGCAAATGACCACCCCTCCACCAAGTGTACCACCTGTAGCTGCTGCTGAAATGGTGGTCCCAGAAGTGCAGCCCCCAGAGGTAGAAACAGCTCCAGCGGAAGGGCTCACCCACACAGCTCCAGTGGCAGTGCAAAACCACACAGTTCTAGCAGCAGTGCCTACCCGCATAGTTCCTCCAGCGGTGCACAACCACACAGTTGCAATGACGGTGCCTACCCGCACAGTTCCAGTGCCTGCTCGAAAAATTTCATTGCCTACCCGCATATTTCCGGCATCAGTGCTCACCCACACAGTTCCAGTGACGGCACCAACCATTTCAGTTCCAACCACAGTGTCCACTCAGGCCTCATCTCGGATCCCTAATAAAACCCTCTCTGTTCTGGCCCCAAAACCACAAGCACAGAATTCTGCTCCTCGTACCATTGTTACCCAAG TATTTCAGGGTGCATCCAGGCCACCACAAACCTGTTCATTGTGTGGTGCTTCCTACAAAGTTGTTCATGCTCTTCGTGGCTATTTATGT CAATGCAATCAAGAGCTTGTAAAAGGCATCCAGGCTTTGGCTGTTCAACCCAGAAAAAGAAAGGCAAGACGAATCTCGCACAATAGCCCTGTTGCCCCCTCTTCTGCTTCTGCCTCCACGAGCAGCAGGCATCTTTcagcctctcctcctcctgctaCTTCTCTGAAACACATTACCACTTCTGAGATACCAGAGGGAGCTCCTAGTCCTGGAACTGGGGACTATGATCAGCATGGCAAGCTCATCATACTAGTGGAAGACTTCTTCTATGGGAAGGATCCGGGTCGGCCGGTCCTGATAGAGAATAGCCAAGTGCCCATCATGATGAAATGCCATCTCTGTGATAAGAGGTTGAAGAACAACATCAA GCTAATGAACCACATGAAGCACCACATGGAAATGGAGCTGCAGATGGATGATGGAGACTGCCACACTGTGTGCCAGCATTGCTTCCGGAACTTTTCCTCACCTTTCACCTTACAGTGTCATGTTGAGACTGTCCACAGCCAAGTAGAGTGTACAG CCCTGTGTAAGATCTGTGAATTGTCCTTCGATAATGAGCCACTATTTCTTAATCACATGAAAAACTCTCACAAACCCGGTGAAATGCCATACATGTGTCAG GTGTGCAATTTCCGCTCCTCCTTCTACAGTGATGTTATAAATCATTTCCGAGAgctccacaaagacacaaacaaTCTGCAATGCCCTTATTGCCTCAAGGTGTTCAAGTCCAGCAACAGCTACCAGTTACACTACAGCAAGCACCAG AAAAAGTCAGTGCTACATTGTGATAAGTGCCGGCTTCAGTTCCTCTTTTCAAAAGAGAAGACCGATCATAAGGCGTCATTCCATCGGACCCATCTCAAGCCTGTGCAACTGTTGGGGCTTAAGCCTGGCACTAAG GTAACCATCCGGGCGTATACAGTGACTAGGGTAGATGACAACTCCAGTATCAAAGCACCCAGCATCAATGTTCAAAGTCCTCCTCTGAAGGAGGTACTTTCAGCCTCTGCACCTTCAATTCCTGTACCTCAGTGTGCTGTCCAAAAAGTCACACCTACAAAGAGGAAACCTGTTGAGAGCATGCTGGAAGTCATGACCAAGTTTCAGAGCCAGTG tgagTCAGCAAAAAAGCAGTTTTGCATAGAATGTAACTATGAGATTCCAGATTTTTCCAGCCACTTTCCCACCTTTGTGCACTGCTCCTTGTGTCGTTATCGCACCTGCTGCTCCAGAGCTTATGCCAACCACAtgatcag TTATCATGTTTCTCGCAAAACTACAACTAAATACCTGAACTTGTATAAGCCCTGTCCAAA attGGGTAAGCTGAGCTGTCGTTCATGTGATTACACGACTAAAGTTGGGGACCTGATGGCCAGTCATCTCATTGCCCATCCTGGTCACTGTTCCAGCCACTGCAGGTTCAAAG aagGATTTGCTCGTGGCTACAAAAG ATTTGTCTACATACCAACTGAGCTGATTCAGCATGATCAGAGGCCCAATCCAGGGACCTTTATGCCTCTTTGTGTACAGCAAGTGGGCAAGCATTCACTTTCCAACCTCAGTAAGCCTGCCACACATCCTAATCAATGCATTAACCTCCCTGTTAGCTCTGTTCACACTCCATCAATTCCCATTCAAGTGCAACCTGTTGATCAAAGCACTGTACCTGATGAGAACTGTGGGACACAGCCAAAAGATTCAGCTCCACGGAACAGAGGGCTTTCTAGTGGTGCTCATTCAGAAGATAAGATGGGAGGGTCCCTTACCTTAGCCCAGCACAAGATTGTACTCTATGCCCTGTGTTTTGGTGTTCCTCAGGCAGCTAACCACTTTGACATTCAACCAAAGGAAGTCCAGTCTCTGTTGCTTAAACGTCAACTTCAGCTTGGGCCCCCAAAAAGCAGAGAAGGTTTGATTCCTCGAGCAAGTGACCATCTGGCTGAGTGGGTATTGTGCCAGCGTGAGCAGCAGCTACCTATAAATGAAGGGAACCTTTTCTCCAAAGCTGCAGAAATCATGAGCAAAGATGGTGGGCCAGGGATCTCTTATGAGTGGGCAGTGGATTTCCTGTTGCGGCATAACTTGGGTGTGCAGGCTTTGGCCATGTCTAGCCGATTACTACCTCCTAAAGCTCAGGAACATGTACATTCTTTTACTTGCTTCATGACAAAGCAGGTCACCACACACGACTTTGGTCGGTCCTTCATTGGTGCTGTGGATGAACTCTCCATCTTTATTGACATGGAGCAGCTAGATCCAGCCTCTGCTGATTCCTCTTCCATGATGTCAGCATTCAAGTTGGTCGGCGATTCAGATCCGCTTATGGACATTGTGCTTGTAGGCCTAGCTAATGGCACCATGTTACCAGCCATGGTCTTTCTCAAAGGTGAGCCCCTCAACCCAGATGCCCCATCCTTGCCAGATATCATTATCTTGGAGGCAAAGCCAGATGGCTTCTCAGATGAGGAAAGACTTCAACTGTGGTTTGACAAAGTCTGGCGTTGGCATGTGGAGCCCAGCTCTGGAGGGAAGGGGTTGCTGGTTTTGGACACTTACCGTGGACACATAACTGACGACTTCTTAGCATCACTCAACAGTGCCAATACCCTGCCAGGCATTGTCCCTCGTGCCTGCTCCTCTCGTCTGCAGCCTCTGGAGGTCTGTGTTGGGCCTGTGTTGCGAGAGCTCTTGCAAGCTCGCTGGAGCCAACATGTGACGGAAGCACCACAAGATCTGATTGGTGCTGAACCTGCTGACCTGGCTCTTCTGGTTGCAGCCTGGCTTGTTGAGATGTTGGATGTAATAGCAGCAAAGCCAGATCTTCTTCAGCGTAGTTTTGATCAGGTATTAAATTCCTCTACAGAAATGGAACCTGCAGAGCTTTGTAAGTTAGTGCGTAGTTTAACAGAAGCAATTGTTGTCACCAATATTCAGGGACAAGAAGCTGAGGAAGTAGAGTCTGGGGAGAAAAGCAATACTTCAGATATTACTTCTCCAAGCTCTTTGCCTTCCCCACCAGCCAATCCCCATGCTTTGAAAAAGATATTTGAGAAAGATAGTGATCCAGAATCTTTCCTTGGTTTTGAAGATGCTGAAATGACTGACTCctaa